One segment of Fibrobacter sp. UWB10 DNA contains the following:
- a CDS encoding TraB/GumN family protein — MNEKSDIYRIKKDDREIILIGTAHISQASKDLVRATIEAESPDTVCVELDEGRLNSIKDPDRWKKTDLKQVIKKKQLATLIANLVLGSYQKRMGAQTGVKPGSELKEAVDVAAEKNSELVLADRDIKITLKRTWACTPWYRKLSLLGGLIASIFDKTEVSEEDLAKIKQQDALSAMMQDFGKSFPEVKQVLIDERDQFLASKIKNAPGKKIVAVVGAGHMNGIAHIIEEDRELPSEESISVIPKSAPIWKIIGWAIPVAIIASIIAVGVHTGAEKAGELSLQWAMLTGGGAMLGTIVAGGHPLTVLVALIAAPFTGLTPLIGVGFFTALTQVYMRPPRVSEMETLTDDIWQVKRWWKNRVTRVILCFLCPGIPAIIGKILAIFKIYQAF, encoded by the coding sequence ATGAACGAAAAATCAGACATTTACCGCATTAAAAAAGACGATAGAGAAATTATTCTAATTGGTACCGCCCATATTTCGCAGGCCTCCAAGGACCTGGTTCGGGCGACTATTGAAGCGGAATCACCGGATACAGTTTGTGTTGAATTGGACGAAGGACGCTTGAATTCTATCAAGGACCCGGACCGCTGGAAAAAGACTGATTTAAAACAAGTTATCAAGAAAAAACAACTGGCGACGCTAATTGCAAACTTGGTGCTCGGGTCTTATCAAAAGCGCATGGGCGCCCAAACTGGCGTAAAGCCGGGCTCAGAACTCAAGGAAGCGGTCGATGTCGCCGCCGAAAAGAATTCCGAACTGGTGCTTGCCGACCGCGATATCAAGATTACCCTTAAGCGCACTTGGGCATGCACGCCCTGGTACCGCAAGCTGAGCCTCTTGGGCGGACTCATTGCAAGCATTTTCGACAAGACCGAAGTCAGCGAAGAAGACTTGGCCAAGATAAAGCAACAAGATGCCTTGAGCGCCATGATGCAGGATTTCGGAAAGTCGTTCCCCGAAGTCAAACAGGTGCTTATCGACGAACGCGACCAGTTCCTCGCAAGCAAAATCAAGAATGCTCCGGGCAAAAAGATTGTGGCGGTCGTGGGTGCAGGCCACATGAACGGCATTGCTCACATTATCGAAGAAGACCGTGAACTCCCGAGCGAAGAATCCATTAGCGTGATTCCGAAGAGCGCTCCGATTTGGAAAATTATCGGCTGGGCAATTCCGGTTGCCATTATTGCAAGCATTATCGCTGTCGGTGTTCATACCGGTGCCGAAAAGGCCGGCGAACTTAGCTTGCAGTGGGCGATGCTTACTGGCGGTGGAGCCATGCTTGGCACGATCGTTGCTGGTGGTCATCCGCTTACGGTTTTGGTGGCGCTAATCGCAGCTCCGTTTACAGGTCTTACTCCGCTGATTGGTGTCGGGTTCTTTACCGCACTTACGCAGGTATACATGCGCCCGCCGCGAGTGTCTGAAATGGAAACTTTGACCGACGACATTTGGCAGGTTAAGCGCTGGTGGAAAAACCGCGTGACGCGCGTGATTCTCTGCTTCTTGTGCCCGGGTATTCCTGCGATTATCGGAAAGATTCTCGCGATTTTCAAGATTTACCAGGCGTTTTAA
- a CDS encoding HAD family phosphatase, translated as MAYKNFIFDLGGVILDINMQKALDGFAALGLPESELRFDVGEAADLMHRYQLGHFTTDEFCRRLATRCNPGTTPEQVAHAWNSICLGIPKRKLDAIKALKQRANVYLLSNTNDLHWQYCLDHWFNANGNRCEDFFDKVFLSQEMHLEKPHAEIFEQVIKTIDAGRGSETSDTIFLDDNIDNVNAAKNCCIQAVQITPDFDWVDYLKALD; from the coding sequence ATGGCATACAAGAACTTCATCTTTGATTTAGGCGGAGTCATTCTCGACATCAACATGCAGAAAGCCCTTGACGGCTTTGCTGCACTCGGACTCCCCGAAAGCGAACTTCGCTTTGATGTAGGCGAAGCCGCCGACTTGATGCACCGTTACCAACTCGGACATTTTACGACCGATGAATTCTGCAGGCGCCTTGCCACCAGGTGCAATCCGGGCACAACCCCCGAACAAGTTGCTCACGCCTGGAACAGCATTTGCCTTGGCATCCCCAAACGAAAGCTGGACGCCATCAAGGCTCTCAAGCAACGTGCAAACGTCTACCTGCTCAGTAACACCAACGACCTGCACTGGCAATATTGCCTAGACCATTGGTTCAACGCAAACGGGAACCGATGCGAAGATTTTTTCGACAAGGTTTTCTTGAGTCAAGAAATGCACCTAGAAAAACCGCACGCCGAAATTTTCGAACAAGTTATTAAAACCATCGATGCAGGTCGCGGCTCAGAGACATCGGACACAATCTTCCTCGACGATAACATCGATAACGTAAATGCCGCAAAAAATTGCTGCATTCAAGCGGTGCAAATCACACCCGATTTCGACTGGGTCGATTACCTTAAAGCGCTAGATTAA
- a CDS encoding Rrf2 family transcriptional regulator, giving the protein MRISTKGRYALRVMIDLAQHSKDEYVKLQELAERQQISEKYLEGILGSLVRGKLLTGARGKAGGYRLNCEPAQCSVWQILSVVETSVSPVACLDEKENTCDRADICITLPVWKELHSMIRDYLDGVKLDQFLRNSPKARGKIPGGKNWNCGL; this is encoded by the coding sequence ATGAGAATTTCTACCAAAGGCCGCTATGCGCTCCGCGTCATGATTGACCTTGCTCAGCACAGCAAGGACGAATACGTGAAGTTACAGGAACTTGCCGAAAGGCAGCAAATTTCTGAAAAATACCTTGAAGGCATTTTAGGTTCGCTCGTTCGCGGGAAACTGCTTACGGGCGCCCGCGGCAAAGCCGGCGGTTACAGGCTCAACTGCGAACCCGCACAATGTAGCGTGTGGCAAATCCTTTCGGTTGTAGAAACATCCGTTTCTCCCGTCGCCTGCCTTGACGAAAAGGAAAACACCTGCGATCGCGCCGACATCTGCATTACGCTCCCGGTGTGGAAAGAGCTCCATTCCATGATCAGAGATTACCTGGACGGAGTCAAGCTAGACCAATTTTTGCGCAATAGCCCCAAGGCCAGAGGCAAAATTCCAGGCGGGAAAAACTGGAATTGCGGATTATAG
- a CDS encoding DEAD/DEAH box helicase gives MTKNTEERIPEEAIDPKSKIAREADAFLNAIAGGADEDEADEAAFLELNPNGVVVDEEGDVLKKGRKSAIEVGTKVEFEEGEVEQPEEDESAEDYAESKKSCAEPVVAEETPAQEEAAEEIAEDSSDDSDEEPGDEALVTFEDLGLADEVLEAIKALNYETPSPIQAKAIPALLQGGNLLGTAQTGTGKTAAFSLPLLSRLDFNGHETSMLVLTPTRELAIQVAEAIQQYAAKMPKVHVVPVYGGQDIAVQLRALKRQANIVVATPGRLIDHIKRGSIVLSGVKAIVLDEADEMLDMGFMEDVETILKEIPASAQRALFSATMPKEVKKIIEQHLGEYEEACIEGKTTTVENIRQRYLLVKNEHKIEALARVLEGEDFDGVLIFVRTKQNTTEVAEKLESRGFNVAPLNGDLAQSMRERTINRLKMGKLDIVVATDVAARGIDVDRITHVVNYDIPYDTESYVHRIGRTGRAGRSGNAILFITPREKKMLKIIEKATRQPIETMELPTAEIISAKRVAAFKDKIKSVITTGELDKFKELVESMVAESATEGSEPLTAADIAAAVIKIWQKKQPLFPELKPLDAPRERRERNDNFGLDREEKSRLRKERNEGANGVEEGYLRYYLGVGRRDHVTPRDIVGAIAGEGNISSSNIGRIKLFDKFSTVELPETMPQEVLDILADMTIRGNESRFRLMTDEPPTGPAPGTRPRASREDRRSFHRGEGHKEFGDRHGKKFGDKKFGKKEDRFHKDHDERSFGDKPFRKTRRFGRV, from the coding sequence ATGACGAAGAATACTGAAGAACGTATTCCTGAAGAAGCTATTGACCCCAAATCCAAGATTGCTCGCGAAGCAGACGCGTTTTTGAACGCTATTGCAGGCGGTGCCGACGAAGACGAAGCTGACGAAGCAGCGTTCCTGGAACTGAACCCGAACGGTGTGGTCGTCGACGAAGAAGGCGACGTGCTCAAGAAGGGCAGAAAATCCGCCATCGAAGTCGGCACAAAGGTCGAATTTGAAGAAGGCGAAGTCGAACAGCCCGAGGAAGACGAAAGCGCCGAAGATTACGCCGAATCTAAAAAGAGTTGCGCAGAACCGGTAGTCGCTGAAGAAACTCCGGCCCAAGAAGAAGCGGCAGAAGAGATTGCTGAAGATTCCTCCGACGATTCTGACGAAGAACCGGGCGACGAAGCCCTCGTAACTTTCGAAGACCTCGGACTTGCAGACGAAGTTCTTGAAGCCATCAAGGCACTGAACTACGAGACGCCCTCCCCCATTCAGGCAAAGGCCATTCCGGCCCTTTTGCAGGGAGGAAACTTACTCGGTACGGCTCAAACCGGTACTGGAAAGACCGCCGCATTCTCGCTCCCGCTGCTTTCGAGACTCGACTTTAACGGTCACGAGACCTCGATGCTCGTGCTCACACCGACCCGCGAACTCGCCATTCAGGTGGCCGAAGCCATTCAGCAGTATGCCGCCAAGATGCCGAAGGTGCATGTGGTTCCGGTTTACGGCGGACAGGACATCGCCGTACAGCTCCGCGCCCTCAAGCGCCAGGCAAACATCGTGGTTGCCACTCCGGGCCGCCTGATTGACCATATTAAGCGCGGCTCCATCGTGCTTTCGGGCGTAAAGGCCATCGTTCTCGACGAAGCCGATGAAATGCTCGACATGGGATTCATGGAAGATGTGGAAACAATCCTCAAGGAAATCCCGGCAAGCGCCCAGCGCGCCCTCTTTAGCGCAACCATGCCTAAAGAAGTCAAGAAGATTATCGAACAGCACTTGGGCGAATACGAAGAAGCCTGCATCGAAGGCAAGACGACGACTGTCGAAAACATCCGCCAGCGTTATTTGCTCGTAAAGAACGAGCACAAGATCGAAGCCCTCGCCCGCGTGCTCGAAGGCGAAGACTTTGACGGCGTACTGATTTTCGTGCGCACCAAGCAGAACACCACCGAAGTCGCCGAAAAGCTTGAAAGCCGCGGATTCAATGTGGCCCCGCTCAACGGTGACCTTGCCCAGTCCATGCGCGAACGCACCATCAACCGACTCAAGATGGGCAAGCTCGATATCGTTGTCGCCACCGACGTGGCCGCCCGCGGAATCGACGTGGACCGCATTACGCATGTGGTGAACTACGACATTCCTTACGACACCGAATCTTACGTGCACCGCATCGGCCGTACGGGTCGTGCAGGCCGCAGCGGCAACGCAATCCTCTTTATCACCCCGCGTGAAAAGAAGATGCTCAAGATTATCGAAAAGGCAACCCGCCAGCCCATCGAAACGATGGAATTGCCGACCGCCGAAATCATCAGCGCAAAGCGCGTCGCCGCCTTCAAGGATAAAATCAAAAGCGTTATTACCACTGGCGAACTCGACAAGTTCAAGGAACTTGTGGAAAGCATGGTCGCCGAAAGCGCTACAGAAGGTTCTGAACCGCTGACCGCCGCAGACATCGCTGCCGCCGTTATCAAGATTTGGCAGAAAAAACAGCCGCTGTTCCCGGAACTCAAGCCGCTGGACGCTCCGCGTGAACGCCGCGAACGTAACGATAACTTTGGCCTTGACCGCGAAGAAAAGAGCCGACTCCGCAAAGAACGCAACGAAGGCGCGAACGGCGTCGAAGAAGGCTACCTACGCTACTACTTGGGCGTGGGCCGCCGCGACCACGTGACGCCGCGAGACATCGTAGGCGCCATTGCCGGCGAAGGCAACATCAGCAGTTCCAACATCGGGCGCATCAAGCTGTTCGACAAGTTCAGCACCGTAGAACTCCCCGAAACCATGCCGCAAGAAGTCCTCGACATTTTGGCCGACATGACCATTCGCGGAAACGAATCCAGATTCCGTCTGATGACTGATGAGCCGCCTACCGGCCCCGCACCCGGAACCCGCCCGCGCGCGAGCCGCGAAGACCGCCGCAGTTTCCACCGCGGAGAAGGCCACAAGGAATTCGGCGACCGCCACGGCAAAAAGTTCGGTGACAAGAAGTTCGGCAAAAAGGAAGACCGATTCCACAAAGACCACGACGAGCGAAGCTTTGGCGACAAGCCCTTCCGCAAAACTCGCCGTTTCGGAAGAGTGTAA
- a CDS encoding nuclease-related domain-containing protein, protein MTFSTLIGIVLLLALVFFKIKGKTPKKNPKMYHGDGRRKTFRDFEQERRKGLSDGIRGLDKPFELGGYGITHAPTRSENFFKPDPKFNDERIANDPRGIFGEAAMMALTARVCDTDKRRYVLMRNLYIPARAGYTEIDALLLHQSGIYVLESKNLSGEIAGDLESERWNQHLNASTEHTFHNPIRQNIGHILALEHFLKIRHEQAHFISFVVFSDRCTLRKVPKDNEFWSIVHCSELQDALLKRITSRKTIYTMQQLEDFYYKLQGCMNVSEEVKAKHREYANARGNKT, encoded by the coding sequence ATGACTTTTTCGACTCTTATCGGCATTGTTCTGTTGCTCGCCCTTGTCTTTTTTAAGATTAAGGGCAAAACGCCGAAGAAGAATCCGAAAATGTACCATGGCGATGGTCGCCGAAAGACTTTCCGCGACTTTGAGCAGGAACGCCGCAAGGGTCTGAGCGATGGAATTCGCGGGCTGGACAAGCCTTTTGAATTGGGCGGTTACGGCATCACGCATGCGCCTACCCGCAGCGAAAACTTCTTTAAGCCGGACCCAAAATTCAACGACGAGCGTATTGCAAACGACCCGCGAGGTATTTTTGGCGAAGCGGCCATGATGGCATTGACCGCACGCGTCTGCGACACCGACAAGCGCCGTTATGTGCTAATGCGAAACCTTTACATTCCGGCCCGAGCAGGCTACACCGAAATCGACGCATTGCTTTTGCACCAATCGGGCATTTACGTTCTTGAAAGCAAAAACCTTTCGGGCGAAATTGCAGGCGACCTTGAAAGCGAACGTTGGAACCAGCATTTGAACGCAAGTACCGAGCATACGTTCCATAACCCGATTCGCCAAAATATCGGACATATTTTAGCACTGGAACATTTCCTCAAAATCCGCCATGAGCAGGCACACTTTATCTCGTTCGTGGTATTCAGCGACCGCTGCACCTTACGAAAAGTGCCCAAGGATAACGAATTCTGGAGTATCGTTCACTGCAGCGAACTGCAAGACGCCCTACTCAAGCGCATCACAAGCCGCAAGACCATTTACACTATGCAACAGCTTGAAGACTTTTATTATAAATTGCAAGGTTGCATGAATGTGAGCGAAGAAGTGAAGGCAAAACATAGGGAGTATGCGAACGCAAGAGGAAATAAGACATAG
- a CDS encoding pitrilysin family protein, with translation MKQIVKKTTLDNGITILTDYMPHAYSVAVGVWVPRGSRHESKDEFGLSHFYEHLVFKGTEKRSALEIARAIEDKGGNLEAYTTRQETGFYAQIERSHLPLAIDVIADMLMHPRMDKKEMEKERRVIIEEIHSYDDIPEEIVGDVFNAIHFKGCGIAHSITGNIKQVKALTHKQMLKYKEQVINEIPLLICASGKVNHEELVALCAEKFAEKKVNGTTPTDIYKASNSVKVVQKQDIAQSNLFWGLSFDRSLMDERARCALSLFNVAMGAGMASRLFQKIREDKGLAYSVYSTADVYLDCTDWGVSLATEPHQLNTALELSLNEIRSFLKRGFNKGEYERTKTNILGAMYLGADSPEKRVVRMAEQVLHLGEFHTMEQSEKLIQSMPEDEVVDITNRLFAAAKFSAAVIEPASKKKTQIPVHFF, from the coding sequence ATGAAACAGATTGTAAAGAAAACTACCCTCGATAACGGAATCACTATTTTAACAGACTACATGCCGCATGCTTATTCGGTTGCGGTTGGCGTCTGGGTGCCGCGCGGATCGCGTCACGAATCGAAAGATGAATTTGGCCTGAGTCATTTTTACGAACACCTGGTATTCAAGGGAACCGAAAAACGCAGCGCCCTTGAAATTGCCCGCGCTATCGAAGACAAAGGCGGAAACCTGGAAGCCTACACCACCCGCCAAGAAACGGGATTCTACGCGCAAATTGAACGCAGCCACTTGCCGCTCGCCATCGACGTGATTGCAGACATGCTCATGCACCCACGCATGGACAAGAAGGAAATGGAAAAAGAACGCCGTGTGATTATCGAAGAAATCCACAGCTACGACGACATTCCCGAAGAAATCGTGGGCGACGTCTTTAACGCCATTCACTTCAAGGGATGCGGCATCGCCCATTCCATTACCGGGAACATCAAGCAAGTCAAGGCGCTCACCCACAAGCAAATGCTCAAATACAAAGAGCAAGTCATCAACGAGATTCCGCTCTTGATTTGTGCCTCAGGCAAGGTGAATCACGAAGAACTAGTCGCCCTCTGTGCCGAAAAATTTGCCGAAAAGAAAGTGAACGGCACCACGCCCACCGACATTTACAAGGCAAGCAATAGCGTCAAAGTCGTACAAAAGCAAGACATTGCACAGTCAAACCTTTTCTGGGGTTTAAGCTTTGACCGCAGCCTGATGGATGAACGCGCCCGCTGCGCCCTTTCGCTCTTTAACGTCGCGATGGGTGCGGGCATGGCTAGCCGCCTATTCCAAAAAATTCGCGAAGACAAAGGCCTCGCCTACTCCGTGTATTCAACCGCAGACGTTTACCTCGACTGCACCGACTGGGGCGTATCTCTTGCCACAGAGCCGCACCAGTTGAACACGGCTCTCGAACTTTCTCTCAACGAAATCAGAAGTTTCTTGAAGCGCGGATTCAACAAGGGTGAATACGAACGCACCAAGACCAATATTCTGGGCGCCATGTACTTGGGTGCCGACAGCCCCGAAAAGCGCGTTGTCCGCATGGCCGAACAGGTGCTGCACTTGGGCGAATTCCATACCATGGAACAATCCGAAAAGCTAATCCAGTCTATGCCCGAAGATGAAGTTGTCGACATCACGAACCGCCTGTTTGCAGCGGCAAAGTTCTCGGCAGCAGTAATCGAGCCTGCAAGCAAGAAAAAGACGCAAATCCCGGTGCATTTTTTCTAA
- the cmk gene encoding (d)CMP kinase gives MSNSENFVIALDGGSGTGKSTTAKIVAKTLGITYLDTGAMYRAVTLAALDAGLAAEEGPAMDKLLENLTLGFDSENHILINGVCRESEIRGMKVSSNVSIYCALPSVRAAMTKQQREIGKKQSCILDGRDIGTVVFPDAKYKFFMVTDVKVRAERRYKELLEKGEKVTLEEVLNNLVERDRLDSSRATAPLKKADDAIEIDTTHISIQQQVQKILDYVGVVA, from the coding sequence ATGAGCAATTCTGAAAATTTTGTCATCGCCCTTGATGGCGGTTCGGGTACCGGCAAGAGTACCACTGCAAAAATCGTTGCAAAGACTTTAGGTATTACCTATTTGGACACGGGTGCCATGTATCGCGCCGTGACACTTGCCGCCCTCGACGCAGGCCTCGCAGCCGAAGAAGGCCCCGCGATGGACAAATTGCTCGAAAACCTGACCCTCGGGTTCGATTCCGAAAATCACATCCTCATCAACGGTGTCTGCCGCGAAAGTGAAATCCGCGGCATGAAGGTGTCGAGCAACGTGAGCATTTACTGCGCACTCCCGTCGGTCCGCGCCGCCATGACCAAGCAGCAGCGCGAAATCGGCAAGAAGCAGAGTTGCATTCTGGATGGCCGCGACATCGGTACGGTCGTCTTCCCCGATGCCAAGTACAAGTTTTTCATGGTCACAGACGTTAAAGTCCGTGCCGAACGCCGCTACAAGGAACTCCTTGAAAAGGGCGAAAAGGTAACGCTCGAAGAAGTCCTCAACAACCTGGTCGAACGCGACCGTCTGGATTCTTCGCGCGCTACCGCCCCGTTAAAGAAAGCGGACGACGCTATTGAAATTGACACTACACACATCTCAATCCAACAACAGGTTCAAAAGATTCTCGACTACGTAGGTGTAGTGGCGTAG
- the cysK gene encoding cysteine synthase A: MSKIYTSADQLIGHTPLLELTHIEEGLGAKILGKLEYFNPAGSVKDRIAKAMIDEAEKSGKLKKGAVIIEPTSGNTGIGLASVAAARGYRIIIVMPETMSVERRQIMKAYGAELVLTEGAKGMKGAIEKADELAKEIPNSFIPGQFVNPANPAAHKATTGPEIWEDTDGKVDIFVAGVGTGGTVTGVGEYLKSKNPNVKVVAVEPASSPVLSKGTAGAHKIQGIGAGFVPETLNTKVYDEVIAVENEAAFEAGREIGKTEGVLVGISSGAALWAAKELAKRPENKGKTIVALLPDTGDRYLSTALFAE; this comes from the coding sequence ATGTCAAAGATCTACACCTCTGCCGACCAGCTCATCGGTCACACCCCGCTTCTCGAACTCACCCATATTGAAGAAGGCCTTGGAGCCAAGATTCTCGGAAAGCTCGAATACTTTAACCCCGCCGGTTCCGTGAAGGACCGTATTGCAAAGGCGATGATTGACGAAGCCGAAAAGAGCGGCAAGCTCAAGAAGGGTGCCGTGATTATTGAACCGACTTCGGGTAACACCGGTATCGGTCTTGCATCTGTCGCTGCAGCACGTGGCTACCGCATCATCATCGTGATGCCCGAAACCATGAGCGTGGAACGTCGCCAGATTATGAAGGCTTACGGTGCAGAACTCGTGCTGACCGAAGGCGCCAAGGGTATGAAGGGCGCAATCGAAAAGGCCGACGAACTCGCCAAGGAAATTCCGAACAGCTTTATTCCGGGCCAGTTTGTGAACCCGGCTAACCCGGCCGCCCACAAGGCAACCACCGGTCCCGAAATCTGGGAAGACACCGATGGTAAGGTCGATATCTTTGTAGCCGGTGTCGGTACTGGTGGTACGGTGACTGGCGTAGGCGAATACCTCAAGTCCAAGAACCCGAACGTGAAGGTTGTCGCTGTCGAACCGGCAAGCTCTCCGGTGCTCTCCAAGGGGACTGCAGGCGCCCACAAGATCCAGGGCATTGGCGCAGGCTTTGTTCCTGAAACCCTGAACACCAAAGTTTATGACGAAGTGATTGCTGTCGAAAACGAAGCCGCATTCGAAGCCGGCCGCGAAATCGGCAAGACCGAAGGCGTGCTCGTGGGCATTTCTTCTGGCGCCGCTCTCTGGGCCGCCAAGGAACTCGCGAAGCGCCCGGAAAACAAGGGCAAGACGATTGTCGCGCTCCTCCCGGATACCGGCGACCGTTACCTTTCTACCGCCCTCTTCGCAGAATAA
- the rpsA gene encoding 30S ribosomal protein S1, with amino-acid sequence MSQNLKFGTAEDLAEILAAQGECSPDFRKQNADVYAGMDCLEQGKLVTGKISQVNDQEVLIDVNYKSEGVIDRAEFKDTDSLEIGSEIEVFVEKLEDEDGRLILSKQKADFVRVWDRIHAAFENNEVVRGTLTKRIKGGVVVDLFGIDAFLPGSQIDLRQIPDINALIGQDFDLKVIKVNKARRNIVVSRRVVLEEERNKQRGDVLETLEKGQVRKGIVKNITDFGAFIDLGGVDGLLHITDMSYKRINHPTELLQLGQEVEVMVLDFNDKKERISLGMKQLKPHPWKDIAERYPEGAIVKGKVVSITDYGAFVELDSGVEGLIHVSEMSWTQHVKHPSKILTVGQEVEAVVLKVEEDAERISLGMKQLESDPWDSIETELPPGARVVGEIRNIASFGAFVEIKEGVDGLIHVSDMSWTKKITHPNEMVKKGDKVECVVLAVDKEKRRISLSMKHLTEDPWDTIDSTYPVNSEVKGKIVRMLDRGVVVELADGIEGFIPVSKLTAEYIKVPADAFKVGDEVPAVVTEIDQNNRKIFLSVVDYFKNRESAELKAWMDSHKPGESGTTIGEATAPKKKSSKKKADAEAEA; translated from the coding sequence ATGTCTCAAAATCTCAAATTCGGTACCGCTGAAGATCTCGCTGAAATCCTCGCCGCTCAGGGCGAATGCAGCCCCGACTTCCGTAAGCAGAACGCTGACGTTTACGCCGGCATGGATTGCCTCGAACAGGGCAAGCTCGTCACTGGTAAGATTAGCCAGGTGAACGACCAGGAAGTCTTGATCGACGTGAACTACAAGTCCGAAGGTGTCATTGACCGTGCTGAATTCAAGGACACGGACTCCCTCGAAATCGGTTCCGAAATCGAAGTGTTTGTCGAAAAGCTCGAAGATGAAGACGGTCGTCTCATCTTGTCGAAGCAGAAGGCCGACTTCGTGCGCGTGTGGGATCGCATCCACGCTGCATTCGAAAACAACGAAGTCGTGCGCGGTACGCTCACGAAGCGTATCAAGGGCGGTGTGGTTGTCGACCTGTTCGGCATCGACGCCTTCCTCCCGGGTTCCCAGATCGACCTCCGTCAGATCCCGGACATCAACGCCCTCATCGGTCAGGATTTCGACCTCAAGGTTATCAAGGTCAACAAGGCTCGCCGCAACATCGTCGTTTCTCGCCGTGTTGTTCTCGAAGAAGAACGCAACAAGCAGCGTGGCGACGTTCTCGAAACTCTCGAGAAGGGTCAGGTCCGCAAGGGTATCGTCAAGAACATCACCGACTTCGGTGCATTCATTGACCTCGGCGGCGTAGACGGCCTCCTCCACATCACCGACATGAGCTACAAGCGCATCAACCACCCGACCGAATTGCTCCAGCTCGGCCAGGAAGTCGAAGTTATGGTTCTCGACTTCAACGACAAGAAGGAACGTATCTCTCTCGGCATGAAGCAGCTTAAGCCGCATCCGTGGAAGGATATCGCCGAACGTTATCCGGAAGGCGCTATCGTTAAGGGTAAGGTTGTTTCCATTACCGATTACGGTGCATTCGTTGAACTGGATAGCGGCGTCGAAGGCCTCATCCACGTTTCCGAAATGTCCTGGACTCAGCATGTCAAGCACCCGTCCAAGATCCTCACCGTTGGTCAGGAAGTTGAAGCTGTCGTGCTCAAGGTTGAAGAAGATGCAGAACGCATCTCTCTCGGCATGAAGCAGCTCGAATCTGATCCGTGGGATTCTATCGAAACCGAACTTCCGCCGGGTGCCCGCGTGGTTGGTGAAATCCGCAACATCGCTTCCTTCGGCGCATTCGTCGAAATCAAGGAAGGTGTTGATGGCCTCATCCACGTTTCCGACATGTCCTGGACCAAGAAGATTACTCACCCGAACGAAATGGTCAAGAAGGGCGACAAGGTTGAATGCGTCGTGCTCGCTGTCGATAAGGAAAAGCGTCGTATTTCCCTCTCCATGAAGCACCTCACCGAAGATCCGTGGGATACCATTGATTCCACCTACCCGGTGAACAGCGAAGTGAAGGGCAAGATCGTTCGCATGCTCGACCGCGGCGTCGTGGTTGAACTCGCTGACGGTATCGAAGGCTTCATCCCGGTTTCCAAGCTCACCGCTGAATACATCAAGGTTCCGGCCGATGCATTCAAGGTTGGCGACGAAGTTCCGGCTGTCGTGACCGAAATCGATCAGAACAATCGTAAGATCTTCCTCTCTGTGGTTGACTACTTCAAGAACCGTGAATCCGCTGAGCTCAAGGCTTGGATGGACTCTCACAAGCCGGGCGAATCTGGCACCACCATCGGTGAAGCTACCGCCCCGAAGAAGAAGAGCTCCAAGAAGAAGGCTGACGCTGAAGCCGAAGCTTAA